Proteins encoded within one genomic window of Triticum aestivum cultivar Chinese Spring chromosome 2D, IWGSC CS RefSeq v2.1, whole genome shotgun sequence:
- the LOC123049150 gene encoding keratin, type II cytoskeletal I, with translation MESIVKARKEANEVRKMARNQDAAAEERRLAAEERRVAAQERKVALEERKVRMEERSRLLDWEKHLFFLDTSILNEAQKEYVNLAREEVLIQKRAMILAMGGGGLGGMGGGGLSAMGGMGGFGATMGGIGAMCGFGATMETMGGMGGFGPPPGAMGGMSFASLMEGMGAPPAAMGGMSSGVPHTPFHEDAVEDLANTVRASRDAARDNDEEEE, from the coding sequence atggaatctattgtgaaggcaagaaaagaagccaacgaggtgaggaaaatggcaaggaaccaagatgccgcggccgaggagaggaggttagcggccgaggagaggagggtggcggcccaggagaggaaggtggctttggaggagaggaaggtgagaATGGAGGAGCGATCTAGATTGTTGGattgggagaagcacttgttcttcttggacacatctatcctcaatgaggcgcaaaaggagtatgtcaatcttgcccgtgaagaagtcttgatccaaaaaagagccatgattctcgccatgggtggcggtggccttggcggcatgggtggcggtggccttagcgccatgggaggcatgggtggcttcggagctaccatgggCGGCATTGGTGCCATGTgtggctttggagctaccatggagaccatgggaggcatgggtggctttggaccACCTCCCGGCGCCATGGGCGGCATGAGTTTTGCGTCTCTCATGgaaggcatgggtgcacctccggccgccatgggcggaatgtcttccggtgtgcctcacacACCTttccatgaagatgccgttgaagatcttgccaacaccgtccgAGCTTCACGTGATGCGGCGCGTGACAATGATGAAGAGGAGGAATAA